From a single Paenibacillus sp. FSL R5-0345 genomic region:
- a CDS encoding TetR/AcrR family transcriptional regulator yields MAVVDRRQQVLQAAAKSFSLFGYKATTMDQVAKIANVGKGTIYTFFTNKEQLFDEILRDMMVEMKMIADREIRRDRPFFDNLHRVLDALLEFRSEQELFIKLSQESREFGTPQAGEGLEKIENLVLEYLEREVQQALQKGEIKPCDPKIVSVVMFRLYIVLTAELNKTHTPLDKEQIKMYFHLFLAEGLAQ; encoded by the coding sequence GTGGCAGTGGTGGATCGAAGACAGCAGGTACTTCAGGCCGCAGCAAAATCCTTTTCATTATTCGGCTATAAGGCGACTACCATGGATCAGGTTGCAAAGATCGCAAATGTTGGAAAAGGAACCATTTACACCTTTTTTACAAACAAGGAGCAATTGTTTGATGAGATCCTGCGCGATATGATGGTAGAAATGAAGATGATTGCTGATCGCGAGATCAGGCGAGACAGACCTTTCTTTGATAACCTGCATCGTGTGCTGGATGCCCTGCTGGAATTTCGAAGTGAGCAGGAGTTATTCATCAAACTTTCCCAGGAGAGTCGCGAATTCGGAACGCCGCAGGCAGGAGAAGGGCTCGAGAAGATCGAGAACTTAGTTTTAGAATATTTAGAACGGGAGGTGCAACAAGCGCTCCAAAAGGGAGAAATCAAACCTTGCGATCCTAAAATCGTATCTGTAGTCATGTTCAGGTTATATATTGTATTGACTGCTGAACTGAATAAAACACATACTCCCTTGGACAAGGAACAGATTAAGATGTATTTTCATTTGTTTCTCGCCGAAGGATTGGCACAGTAA